In the genome of Hemitrygon akajei unplaced genomic scaffold, sHemAka1.3 Scf000173, whole genome shotgun sequence, one region contains:
- the LOC140724209 gene encoding uncharacterized protein, with amino-acid sequence MAHQQAHSGERLFTCSDCGKGFTRSSKLKVHQRVHSGERPFTCSDCGKGFTGSSHLQLHRSVHTGERPFTCSDCGKGFPFSSQLKVHQRVDTGERPFICSDCGKGYTSSYQLKVHQRVHTGERPFTCSLCGKEFTQSSELKVHQRVHTGERPFTCSVCGKGFTQSSVLKVHQRVHTGERPFTCSDCGKGFTCSSKLTVHQLAHTGERPFTCSMCGKGFTRSSDLKAHQRVHTGEKPFSCSDCGKGFTCSSQLRVHQRVHTGEWPFTCSDCGKGFALSSHLLTHWRVHTREKPFTCSDCGKGFSQSSKLKVHQRVHTGERLFTCSYCGKGFTQSSHLQSHQSVHTGEWPFTCSDCGKGFTCSSKLKVHQRVHTGRSRSPAQCVGRD; translated from the coding sequence ATGGCACACCAGCAAGCTCACAGtggagagaggctgttcacctgctcagactgtgggaagggattcactcgctcatctaaactgaaggtacatcagcgagttcactctggagagagaccgtttacctgctcagactgtgggaagggattcactggatCATCCCACCTACAGTTGCACAGgtctgttcacactggggagaggccgttcacttgctcagactgtgggaagggattcccgttttcgtcccaactgaaggtacatcagcgagtagacactggggagaggccgttcatctgctcggactgtgggaagggatacacTTCTTCGtaccaactgaaggtacatcagcgagttcacactggagagaggccattcacctgctcattgtgtgggaaggaattcactcaatcatctgaactgaaggtacatcagagagttcacactggggagaggccgttcacctgctcagtctgtgggaagggattcactcagtcatctgtactgaaggtacatcagcgagttcacaccggagagaggccgttcacctgctcagactgtgggaagggattcacttgctcatctaaactgacgGTACATCAGCtagctcacactggggagaggccgttcacctgctcaatgtgtgggaagggattcactcgctcatctGATCTgaaggcacaccagcgagttcacactggggagaagccgttcagttgctcagactgtgggaagggattcacttgctcatcccaactgagggtacatcagcgagttcacactggtgagtggccgttcacctgctcagactgtgggaagggatttgctctGTCATCTCACCTACTAACACATTGgagagttcacactagggagaagccgttcacctgctcagactgtgggaagggattttctcagtcatctaaactgaaggtacatcagcgagttcacactggggagagactgttcacctgctcatattgtgggaagggattcactcagtcatctcatctacagagtcatcagtcagttcacactggggagtggcccttcacctgctcagactgtgggaagggattcacttgctcatctaaactgaaggtacatcagcgagttcacactgggagaagccgttcaccagctcagtgtgtgggaagggattga